Proteins encoded in a region of the Paenibacillus sp. W2I17 genome:
- a CDS encoding DUF2062 domain-containing protein, translating to MNTQKRKTNRWVRLTRAMKLNFLKLLRAPGGAHKVSAGFAIGFGLELIVISTASLIYLVFYPIVRLSGGSVPAAIVGNVIGKLTFLPIILMPLAKQIGSWILPAHSMGQGLVHESAFMELFRGNWSAVSELLLGGLDILAGMSVFGVILGVISYFVVKFFYVRALNRRYERRLEKRRQADIASVSPPVLIRKPSQS from the coding sequence ATGAACACACAGAAGCGCAAGACTAACCGCTGGGTACGTTTGACACGTGCTATGAAGCTGAATTTTCTCAAATTGTTACGTGCTCCCGGAGGTGCCCATAAAGTATCTGCCGGATTTGCCATAGGGTTCGGACTGGAACTGATCGTGATCTCGACTGCTTCCCTGATATATCTCGTATTTTATCCGATTGTGCGACTGTCTGGGGGTTCGGTGCCAGCAGCGATTGTTGGTAACGTGATCGGGAAACTTACGTTTTTACCTATTATTCTGATGCCACTCGCCAAACAAATTGGCTCATGGATTTTGCCTGCTCACAGCATGGGACAGGGACTGGTACATGAGAGTGCATTCATGGAGCTGTTTCGCGGGAACTGGTCGGCCGTGAGTGAATTGTTGCTTGGTGGACTGGATATTCTGGCAGGCATGTCCGTGTTTGGTGTCATTCTGGGTGTGATTTCGTACTTTGTCGTAAAATTCTTCTACGTCAGAGCGCTCAACCGGCGTTATGAACGCCGGTTGGAGAAACGCCGACAAGCGGATATCGCTTCGGTATCACCTCCGGTATTAATCAGGAAGCCATCACAATCATAA
- a CDS encoding OsmC family protein: MKHPFHLKAVWNGGRNSEGTIDAGGLKTVISIPQEMGGPGTGTNPDEMLLGAASTCYLITLAAMLERSDITPDELTLESEATVDVTNNVFTYERIVHRPRIVLSQDASEADLTKAERLAHKAESSCMISRAVAGNVQMETQPVIVTTGANPV, from the coding sequence ATGAAACATCCTTTTCATCTGAAAGCGGTATGGAATGGTGGGCGTAACAGTGAGGGAACAATCGATGCAGGTGGATTAAAAACGGTCATATCGATTCCGCAGGAGATGGGCGGACCCGGTACGGGAACTAACCCGGACGAGATGCTGCTGGGTGCAGCCTCCACCTGTTACCTGATCACGCTGGCAGCGATGCTGGAGCGTTCGGATATTACGCCGGATGAATTGACGCTTGAATCGGAAGCAACGGTAGATGTCACAAATAACGTATTTACGTACGAACGGATCGTACATAGACCCCGAATTGTACTCAGCCAAGATGCTTCAGAGGCGGATCTGACCAAGGCTGAGCGCCTGGCGCATAAGGCTGAATCCTCCTGTATGATCTCCCGAGCGGTGGCAGGTAATGTCCAGATGGAGACACAGCCGGTCATTGTTACTACAGGAGCTAATCCGGTGTGA
- a CDS encoding DeoR/GlpR family DNA-binding transcription regulator, producing MLVAERYEKIVEWVDTQGSMRVTELSERCGVTEETIRRDLDKLEQAGRLRRSHGGAVSVKYKDELQSEIPYPERAVAHAEEKRRIASEAVKMVESGDRIALDASTTAWYMAAGLPNIPLTVLTNSIKVAAELSNKEQIRVIATGGQLASKSLSFVGPLAERSLDAYHVDKVFLSCKGVHLTKGISESNELQALVKQKMIHIADEVILLADSSKFNIQAFTRVAEMSSVGKVITDQGVDEEHVSALIEQNITCIRV from the coding sequence ATGCTCGTAGCTGAACGGTATGAGAAAATAGTGGAATGGGTGGATACGCAAGGCAGCATGCGTGTGACCGAACTTAGTGAGCGCTGCGGGGTGACAGAAGAGACGATTCGTCGTGATCTGGACAAGCTCGAACAGGCGGGCAGGCTCAGACGGTCCCATGGCGGGGCGGTCAGCGTAAAATACAAGGATGAGTTACAGTCGGAAATTCCATATCCGGAACGGGCTGTAGCCCATGCAGAAGAGAAACGCAGAATTGCAAGCGAAGCGGTGAAAATGGTGGAATCCGGCGACCGGATCGCCCTGGATGCAAGTACAACGGCGTGGTATATGGCTGCAGGATTGCCGAACATTCCACTGACGGTATTAACCAACTCGATTAAGGTCGCCGCAGAGCTGAGTAACAAGGAGCAGATTCGTGTGATTGCCACAGGTGGGCAACTGGCTTCGAAGTCACTGTCTTTTGTAGGACCGCTGGCGGAACGTTCGCTGGATGCCTATCATGTGGATAAAGTATTTCTGTCTTGCAAAGGGGTGCATCTGACCAAAGGCATCAGTGAATCCAATGAATTACAAGCCTTGGTGAAGCAGAAAATGATCCATATTGCGGATGAGGTCATTTTACTTGCAGATTCTAGCAAATTTAACATACAGGCGTTTACCAGAGTTGCTGAGATGAGCAGTGTGGGAAAAGTGATTACAGATCAGGGTGTAGATGAAGAGCACGTTAGCGCATTGATCGAGCAGAATATTACGTGTATACGTGTGTAA
- a CDS encoding NADH-dependent flavin oxidoreductase encodes MNPKFNQMFQQVSLPTGITLKNRIVLAPMTHMSSNADGTISDAELAYYARRTGGAGMSITAVGHVTEHGIGFPAQFGVYDDRFIPGLKKLADTMKQQGSVAVLQIFHAGRLTPEQAVPAGQVVAPSAVASERPGSPEPRELTDAEITSIIKDFGEATRRAIEAGFDGVEIHGANGYLIQQFFSPHSNRREDRWGGSVEKRLTFPLAVVDEIQKVVAEHTKLPFIIGYRFSPEEPETPGLTMEDTYALVDALKDKNLDYLHVSLNEFWSKPRRGEADTRSRMEFILDRVNGKLPVIGVGSIHTADQAAEALQTGVPLLAIGRELIIEPDWVEKIESGREEDIETILTKSDQERLVIPDGLWNAIIHTPGWFPMAEDK; translated from the coding sequence ATGAATCCAAAGTTTAACCAGATGTTTCAACAAGTTTCACTGCCGACTGGTATTACACTGAAAAACCGTATCGTGCTCGCTCCCATGACTCATATGTCCTCGAATGCTGATGGTACGATATCCGACGCTGAACTTGCTTATTATGCACGTCGCACCGGTGGTGCTGGCATGTCAATTACGGCTGTAGGGCATGTAACAGAGCATGGCATTGGTTTTCCGGCTCAGTTTGGAGTCTATGATGATCGCTTCATTCCTGGTCTGAAGAAACTGGCTGACACCATGAAACAACAGGGCTCCGTAGCCGTATTGCAAATTTTCCATGCGGGCCGTCTTACGCCTGAACAAGCTGTACCTGCGGGTCAAGTAGTTGCTCCTAGTGCGGTTGCAAGTGAGCGTCCGGGCTCTCCTGAACCAAGAGAGTTGACGGATGCCGAGATTACTTCGATTATCAAAGACTTTGGTGAAGCGACACGTCGTGCCATTGAAGCCGGATTTGATGGTGTTGAGATTCACGGTGCTAATGGTTATCTGATCCAGCAATTCTTCTCCCCACATTCCAACCGACGTGAAGACCGTTGGGGCGGTAGTGTCGAGAAGCGTCTGACTTTCCCACTTGCTGTAGTGGATGAGATTCAGAAAGTGGTTGCCGAACATACCAAACTGCCGTTCATCATTGGTTACCGTTTCTCCCCGGAAGAACCGGAAACACCGGGACTCACAATGGAAGATACGTATGCACTGGTGGATGCGCTTAAAGATAAAAACCTGGATTACCTGCACGTTTCCCTGAACGAATTCTGGTCCAAGCCAAGACGTGGCGAAGCAGATACGCGTTCTAGAATGGAATTCATCCTGGATCGTGTGAACGGCAAATTGCCTGTTATCGGTGTAGGTTCGATTCATACGGCAGATCAGGCCGCTGAGGCACTCCAAACGGGAGTACCACTACTTGCCATTGGACGTGAGTTGATTATTGAACCGGACTGGGTTGAGAAAATCGAGAGCGGACGGGAAGAAGACATTGAAACGATTCTGACCAAATCGGATCAGGAACGTCTGGTTATCCCTGACGGGTTGTGGAATGCAATCATCCACACACCGGGCTGGTTCCCTATGGCAGAAGATAAATAA
- a CDS encoding SOS response-associated peptidase, which translates to MCNRFSLAADLDEVRDHFNIQRVMYYYKNRYNISPTQHTPIILHQDGERVLDEFRWGFIPFWGRDAVNANLMTVHENPSYYKLVETKRCVIPCNGLYYWRQEGKKSYAVRVVMPDRGLFGIAGLYEVWRDTRKEPLRTCTMLMTGANMVTREFGSKMPAILSEEEINTWLDPANTRVTQLLPLLKSYNSTEMNLYPVTPMVANDEHDCYECVEEMDQKLAYVRSF; encoded by the coding sequence ATGTGTAACCGTTTTTCATTGGCAGCCGATTTGGACGAAGTCAGAGATCATTTCAACATTCAGCGAGTGATGTATTATTACAAAAACCGATACAATATCAGCCCAACCCAGCATACGCCGATTATTTTGCATCAGGATGGTGAGCGTGTACTGGATGAGTTCCGGTGGGGGTTCATTCCATTCTGGGGTCGTGATGCCGTTAACGCAAATCTCATGACGGTGCATGAGAATCCTTCCTATTACAAACTGGTAGAGACCAAGCGCTGCGTCATTCCCTGCAATGGATTATATTACTGGCGGCAAGAGGGCAAAAAAAGTTATGCAGTTCGTGTTGTCATGCCAGATCGCGGTCTGTTCGGCATTGCCGGGTTATACGAGGTGTGGAGAGATACACGGAAAGAGCCGCTTCGTACCTGCACGATGCTTATGACAGGCGCAAACATGGTTACACGTGAATTTGGCAGTAAAATGCCGGCCATCCTCTCCGAAGAAGAAATCAACACCTGGCTTGACCCGGCTAATACACGGGTGACTCAGTTGTTACCGCTATTGAAATCGTATAACAGTACAGAGATGAATCTGTATCCAGTCACCCCAATGGTCGCCAACGATGAACACGATTGTTACGAATGCGTAGAAGAGATGGATCAGAAGCTGGCTTACGTTCGGAGTTTCTGA
- a CDS encoding AraC family transcriptional regulator encodes MGIQNDIKLWDQVQVRVLDVRLISLATHEFIRNYVLPTSAFVYVQGRGQVWLDEEVWTTNQFLLLHGGKGRRLTLEATGVMEVHLILYKSTLPSNVLVEYRMMLNQRNPFEESWATVPDHTLELRELVRNIHECWSGQERVGKIQVKVYFFQLVQLVLLQRSRMFNVVQQPSLTDQVLRYIKAHYRESISLDLLAQSLSYSPQYVSRKFKEQTGCTPTEYVIRLRMGEARSLLASTEASLQEIAAYVGYVDPFYFNRIFKKETGITPGQYRLKQQENSKSVSKSTLNATNQSIVTGGDERYPLIDDDNHYQYKGDEEINMFNHFKSAIMSLALVLTLSACGTAQQGAETSEVAAEPEQPAVVETQMVNTTFGEVEIPAHPERVAAIDYLGTVLALGVKPIGGGQFLMNSPYLEGHMDGLETIGDSVEQLMELEPDLIITLNPDKAAYEKYSKIAPTVSIASITFPTLKDEVNYFGKVLGKEAEAEKWLADFDEEIAKIKQEVQSVVPADATFSVMQEYDRQVFIFGNQSGRGGRNIYELLGLQAPKNIPSELMQGAYHEFSIELLSKYAGDYIVLTSKSQLKDLQADPIWGSLPAIKNGKVYIWTEEQSWFRDPIALLKQTQDLAEWIIGLNTPSK; translated from the coding sequence ATGGGAATTCAGAATGACATCAAGCTGTGGGATCAGGTTCAGGTTCGCGTGCTTGATGTGCGTCTTATATCACTCGCAACACACGAGTTCATACGCAATTATGTGTTACCGACGAGTGCATTTGTGTATGTTCAAGGCAGGGGGCAGGTCTGGCTTGATGAAGAGGTATGGACTACAAACCAGTTCTTGTTGCTGCATGGGGGAAAAGGAAGACGTCTAACACTTGAAGCGACAGGGGTTATGGAGGTACATCTGATTTTGTACAAATCAACCTTGCCCTCCAATGTGCTTGTGGAGTACCGAATGATGTTGAACCAGCGTAATCCGTTTGAAGAGTCTTGGGCGACAGTGCCGGATCATACACTTGAGCTGCGTGAGCTTGTGCGGAATATACATGAATGTTGGTCAGGGCAGGAGCGAGTGGGCAAAATTCAAGTCAAAGTGTATTTTTTTCAACTGGTACAGCTTGTCTTGTTACAGCGGAGTCGCATGTTTAACGTAGTTCAACAGCCTTCGCTTACCGATCAGGTTTTGCGATATATCAAAGCTCATTACCGGGAATCCATCTCACTTGATTTGCTTGCCCAGTCCTTGAGTTACAGTCCGCAATATGTATCACGCAAATTCAAGGAACAGACGGGATGTACACCGACAGAATATGTGATTCGGTTACGAATGGGTGAGGCAAGGAGTCTGCTTGCGTCCACAGAAGCTTCATTACAGGAGATTGCTGCGTATGTGGGTTATGTGGACCCATTTTATTTCAATCGTATATTCAAAAAAGAGACCGGAATCACACCAGGGCAATATCGGTTGAAGCAGCAGGAAAACTCGAAATCAGTTTCAAAAAGTACATTAAATGCAACAAATCAATCCATTGTAACAGGAGGGGATGAACGTTATCCTTTAATTGATGATGATAATCATTATCAATATAAGGGAGATGAGGAAATCAACATGTTTAACCATTTTAAATCAGCGATTATGTCGCTTGCGCTTGTACTCACATTGAGTGCTTGTGGAACAGCCCAGCAGGGGGCAGAAACATCCGAAGTTGCGGCTGAACCCGAACAACCGGCAGTCGTGGAAACCCAAATGGTAAATACGACCTTTGGTGAGGTAGAGATTCCTGCACATCCCGAGCGAGTTGCTGCCATAGATTATCTGGGAACGGTGCTTGCTCTTGGTGTCAAACCGATTGGTGGAGGCCAATTTCTGATGAACAGTCCTTATCTGGAAGGTCACATGGATGGTCTTGAAACGATAGGGGATTCCGTTGAACAATTGATGGAGCTGGAACCTGATCTTATTATTACATTGAATCCGGACAAGGCGGCTTATGAGAAATATAGCAAGATTGCTCCAACCGTTTCGATCGCATCCATCACTTTTCCGACACTCAAGGACGAAGTGAACTATTTCGGTAAAGTCCTTGGCAAAGAAGCGGAAGCAGAGAAGTGGCTGGCTGATTTTGATGAGGAGATTGCCAAAATCAAGCAGGAGGTGCAGAGTGTTGTTCCAGCTGATGCTACATTCTCCGTTATGCAGGAATATGATCGCCAAGTCTTCATTTTTGGCAATCAGTCGGGCCGGGGAGGGCGTAACATCTACGAATTGCTTGGTTTGCAAGCACCAAAGAACATTCCATCCGAGTTGATGCAGGGCGCCTATCATGAATTCTCCATAGAACTGCTCTCCAAATACGCTGGAGATTACATTGTGCTGACCAGCAAGTCTCAGTTGAAAGACCTTCAGGCAGATCCGATCTGGGGTTCATTGCCTGCTATCAAAAATGGAAAAGTGTACATATGGACGGAAGAACAATCCTGGTTCCGTGACCCTATTGCCTTGTTGAAACAGACACAGGATCTGGCTGAATGGATTATTGGACTTAATACACCGTCTAAATAA
- the msrB gene encoding peptide-methionine (R)-S-oxide reductase MsrB, with amino-acid sequence MKRTLLGLCLLVIAIVVSACGNRAESHSSSSSSSISTQPGKASSVSEENLSNLYLAGGCFWGVEAYMARIPGVQDVTSGYANGEGKNPTYEDVIRGDQGFAETVHVKYDPQQVSLQKLLESYFRVIDPTSLNKQGNDRGVQYRTGIYYTLPEDAKIIEQAVEAEQEKYDQPIVTEVMPLQNYYLAEEYHQDYLEKNPNGYCHIDMTVLDDLEIGIDPAQYPRPTDEQLKERLTDEQYAVTVNNDTEHAFSNEYWDNEEPGLYVDIATGEPLFTSRDKYDSGCGWPSFTKPIVPEVVTYTTDTSFGMDRTEVRSRAGDIHLGHVFDDGPEDRGGKRYCINSASIRFIPLDKMEEERYGYLLSFVE; translated from the coding sequence ATGAAAAGGACGCTGCTCGGCTTGTGCCTCCTTGTTATAGCGATAGTTGTGTCTGCTTGTGGAAACAGGGCTGAGAGCCATTCATCTTCATCTTCATCTTCGATATCTACTCAACCTGGCAAGGCATCGAGTGTCTCCGAGGAAAACCTGAGTAACCTGTACTTGGCAGGAGGCTGTTTCTGGGGTGTGGAGGCATATATGGCTCGTATTCCAGGGGTTCAGGATGTGACTTCCGGTTATGCCAACGGTGAAGGAAAGAATCCAACCTATGAGGATGTTATACGCGGGGACCAGGGGTTTGCGGAGACCGTTCATGTAAAATATGATCCGCAGCAAGTATCTTTGCAGAAACTGCTGGAATCTTATTTTCGAGTTATTGATCCTACCAGCTTGAATAAGCAGGGCAATGATCGTGGAGTTCAGTATCGGACTGGAATATATTATACGTTGCCTGAAGATGCCAAAATTATCGAGCAGGCTGTAGAGGCAGAGCAAGAAAAATATGACCAACCCATCGTAACGGAAGTAATGCCTCTGCAGAATTATTATTTGGCGGAGGAGTACCATCAGGATTATTTGGAAAAAAATCCGAACGGATATTGTCACATTGATATGACTGTCCTGGATGACCTGGAGATTGGAATTGATCCCGCTCAATATCCACGTCCAACAGATGAACAATTAAAGGAACGATTAACAGACGAACAGTATGCGGTCACGGTAAACAATGATACGGAGCATGCGTTCAGTAACGAATACTGGGATAATGAGGAGCCCGGTCTGTATGTGGATATTGCAACGGGAGAGCCGTTATTCACCAGCCGGGATAAGTATGACTCCGGTTGCGGGTGGCCGAGTTTTACAAAACCGATTGTACCTGAGGTTGTTACCTATACAACGGATACGAGCTTTGGTATGGATCGCACGGAGGTACGAAGCCGGGCAGGTGACATCCACCTCGGTCATGTGTTCGATGATGGTCCCGAAGATCGTGGTGGCAAACGTTACTGTATTAACAGTGCATCGATCCGCTTTATTCCGTTAGACAAGATGGAGGAAGAACGATACGGATATTTATTGTCTTTTGTCGAGTAG
- a CDS encoding redoxin family protein produces MKMARKWMVSVIVFAGVLLILSACGSQQTGSSSTPASTSDMSSSTMMNKGETAPEFSLRDLKGNTVGLSDVQGKKVYVKYWASWCSICLAGLEDLNNLAGQDNDFQVITIVTPDYKGEKSSKAFTEWFDQQPYDNITVLLDEKGVWAKEFGVRAYPSSFYIGSDGILAKSQPGHASNEQIMESLQEIL; encoded by the coding sequence ATGAAGATGGCGCGGAAATGGATGGTATCTGTAATCGTATTCGCTGGAGTACTGTTGATCTTGAGCGCATGTGGATCACAGCAAACGGGGTCATCATCAACCCCAGCATCAACATCCGATATGAGTTCGTCAACCATGATGAACAAGGGAGAGACGGCTCCTGAATTTTCATTACGTGATCTGAAAGGAAACACGGTTGGACTTTCTGATGTTCAAGGCAAGAAAGTGTATGTGAAATACTGGGCTTCCTGGTGTTCCATCTGCCTTGCGGGTTTGGAAGACTTGAACAATCTGGCTGGTCAAGACAATGATTTTCAAGTCATTACGATTGTTACGCCAGACTACAAAGGAGAGAAATCCTCCAAAGCGTTTACTGAATGGTTTGACCAACAGCCATATGATAACATAACTGTTCTTTTGGATGAGAAAGGTGTATGGGCCAAGGAATTTGGTGTAAGAGCGTACCCTAGTTCCTTTTATATTGGCTCTGATGGTATTTTAGCGAAATCGCAGCCAGGGCATGCATCCAATGAACAGATCATGGAATCATTACAAGAGATTTTGTGA
- a CDS encoding cytochrome c biogenesis CcdA family protein yields the protein MNDLTSDLVFLFGVFGAGLLSFFAPCILPLIPVYVSYLSGSMVNGTNQQQPDTNSVWLRSTLVLRTFLFVLGLSLVFVLLGFGSGIVGNLISSPVFIAICGAIVVLFGIYQTGLIRLSWLERERKLSNDQAKRGGYVGAFLLGLTFSFGWTPCIGPVLAAILGIAAGEGSPLYGGFLMFLYTLGLAIPFLILSVFSEYVMKRIRRLYRYMGVIKITSGCILIVMGLLLMTDRLNSLVTWFQ from the coding sequence GTGAATGACTTGACCAGTGATTTGGTTTTTCTTTTCGGGGTTTTTGGTGCAGGATTGTTATCGTTTTTTGCGCCATGTATTCTGCCGCTGATCCCGGTATACGTGTCTTATCTATCCGGAAGCATGGTCAACGGTACGAATCAGCAGCAGCCAGACACCAATTCGGTTTGGTTGCGGTCCACACTTGTTTTGCGGACATTTTTATTTGTTCTTGGGCTGTCCCTGGTATTTGTTTTACTCGGTTTTGGTTCCGGCATCGTTGGTAATTTGATCTCAAGTCCTGTGTTTATTGCCATCTGCGGAGCCATCGTGGTGCTTTTTGGGATTTATCAAACCGGTTTGATCCGACTATCCTGGCTGGAACGGGAGAGAAAGCTGTCAAACGATCAAGCCAAACGGGGAGGGTATGTCGGAGCGTTCCTGTTGGGTCTAACGTTTAGTTTTGGCTGGACGCCTTGTATCGGGCCTGTGCTGGCGGCCATTCTTGGTATCGCCGCAGGAGAAGGCTCTCCACTGTATGGCGGGTTTCTCATGTTCCTGTATACCCTTGGATTGGCGATTCCTTTCCTGATTCTGTCCGTTTTTTCGGAATATGTTATGAAGCGGATACGTCGTTTATACAGGTACATGGGTGTCATCAAAATAACTTCCGGCTGTATTCTTATTGTCATGGGACTATTGTTAATGACAGACCGGCTAAACAGCTTGGTGACCTGGTTTCAATAA
- a CDS encoding cell wall metabolism sensor histidine kinase WalK, whose translation MKLRTYLVLSSLTGIGVLLICLFISYSKMLLTIEQFYWLSAITAGVGLLSFILQYLLTKPLEKSIARITQQTIRIAEGDFHTEVPLIGTQEFKLLAQQFNEMSSKLKESFDHLHHSETARRELIANVSHDLRTPLASIQSFVEALEDDVIKDKETFQRYLNTIRLETKRLGGLIQDLFELSSLEAQGEVFDPQPCHVDELLLSTLESFSFHLAEKTLNVEIDLPDKLPAAVMMPAQMKRVLSNLLQNAIQYSPVEGKIILAAEEKGPFIRISVTDEGEGIEAEETSRIFERFYRIDKSRSKSNGGAGLGLAIAQSIVELHGGEIGVQSTKGEGSCFWFTLPIYVSR comes from the coding sequence ATGAAACTTCGCACATACTTGGTGTTGTCCAGTCTCACAGGCATTGGCGTATTATTAATTTGTTTGTTCATCAGTTATTCCAAAATGCTGCTTACGATCGAACAATTCTATTGGTTATCGGCTATAACGGCAGGGGTAGGCTTGCTTTCGTTTATTCTTCAATATTTGCTGACTAAGCCATTAGAGAAATCAATTGCGCGAATTACACAGCAGACAATACGAATTGCCGAAGGGGATTTCCATACGGAAGTCCCCCTCATCGGTACGCAGGAATTTAAGCTCCTGGCACAGCAATTTAATGAAATGAGTTCCAAGCTGAAGGAAAGCTTTGATCATCTGCATCACTCAGAAACCGCGAGACGAGAGTTGATCGCCAATGTATCCCATGATTTACGGACTCCCTTGGCATCCATTCAGTCATTCGTCGAAGCGTTGGAGGATGATGTCATTAAGGATAAAGAAACCTTTCAACGTTACCTGAACACGATACGACTTGAGACGAAGCGTTTGGGAGGGCTTATTCAAGACTTGTTTGAATTATCCAGCCTGGAAGCGCAAGGGGAGGTATTTGACCCTCAGCCTTGTCACGTCGATGAGTTGCTGCTCAGTACATTGGAGAGTTTTTCGTTTCACCTCGCCGAGAAAACGCTGAACGTTGAAATCGATTTGCCCGATAAATTACCAGCCGCGGTCATGATGCCTGCACAAATGAAGCGGGTCCTTTCCAATTTGCTGCAAAATGCCATTCAATACTCTCCTGTTGAAGGAAAAATCATTCTGGCTGCCGAAGAAAAGGGGCCGTTTATACGAATTTCAGTTACGGATGAAGGGGAAGGCATTGAAGCGGAGGAGACTTCGCGTATATTTGAACGTTTTTATCGAATTGACAAATCACGCAGCAAGAGTAATGGGGGGGCCGGGCTTGGCCTTGCCATCGCTCAATCCATTGTGGAACTCCATGGTGGCGAGATCGGGGTTCAGAGTACAAAAGGAGAAGGAAGCTGCTTCTGGTTCACGCTTCCGATCTACGTCAGTCGTTAA
- a CDS encoding response regulator transcription factor has product MNECVLVADDDTNITDVCRRYLEREGYLVVTAKDGLEAIELWHSQTPSLIVLDLMMPHKNGWEVCNEIRQTEDVPIVMLTARGEEQDRLMGLTMGADDYLTKPFSPRELVLRVKAILRRMRIAQASPVTTSEYTINYEGLTIDFTKREVHISGQVIELTVTEFEMLYLLASHPGQVFSRNQMLSKIWDFSYEGDTTTVTVHVRRLREKIEQNPSDPKYIKTVWGIGYKFAGGSS; this is encoded by the coding sequence TTGAATGAATGTGTACTGGTTGCCGATGATGATACAAATATTACGGACGTTTGTCGCAGGTATCTGGAACGGGAAGGTTATCTTGTCGTGACGGCCAAGGACGGTTTGGAGGCTATTGAGCTGTGGCACAGCCAAACGCCAAGCTTGATTGTGCTCGACCTGATGATGCCACATAAGAATGGTTGGGAAGTATGCAACGAGATTCGGCAAACTGAGGATGTGCCCATTGTAATGCTGACGGCCCGGGGTGAGGAACAGGACCGTCTGATGGGACTGACGATGGGGGCGGATGATTATCTGACCAAACCATTCAGTCCGAGAGAACTCGTCTTACGTGTAAAGGCAATCCTGCGGAGAATGCGAATTGCGCAGGCATCACCTGTTACAACATCTGAATATACGATCAATTATGAAGGGCTTACCATTGATTTTACCAAGCGTGAAGTGCATATCAGCGGGCAGGTAATTGAATTGACCGTTACAGAGTTTGAGATGTTGTATTTGCTGGCAAGTCACCCGGGTCAGGTGTTCTCCCGTAACCAGATGTTAAGCAAGATTTGGGATTTTAGCTATGAGGGAGATACAACAACGGTGACTGTACATGTTCGGAGATTACGAGAGAAGATCGAACAGAATCCTTCTGATCCAAAATATATTAAAACAGTTTGGGGCATAGGTTACAAGTTTGCGGGTGGTAGTTCATGA